A part of Thermococcus sp. LS1 genomic DNA contains:
- a CDS encoding class III signal peptide-containing protein has product MMKKARRGQVSLEFMLIFGIMLILLLYSVNNVTFREGSTSTETLRIQVSLEEKNLANAVSNTISQVYAQGPGAKSTTYVKLTYLKDSGMLEKSLNVENPKVFITYGNYSSDGNGTYVTVTGTGFNLVLSGGDKNIFWSRSMYQAVLYDNPSIWSPLGSITIGADTIYGLEIDPDDLPATLKIVVEWNPDNPNSWTFDSTKGELRININPGD; this is encoded by the coding sequence ATGATGAAAAAAGCGAGGCGTGGCCAGGTTTCACTGGAGTTTATGCTCATATTCGGTATAATGCTTATACTGTTACTTTACTCTGTGAACAACGTTACTTTCCGAGAAGGTTCAACTTCAACCGAAACTCTCCGTATTCAGGTAAGTCTTGAGGAGAAGAACCTCGCCAATGCCGTTTCCAACACGATAAGCCAAGTCTATGCCCAGGGACCCGGTGCCAAGTCCACCACCTACGTCAAGCTAACTTACCTGAAGGACTCCGGAATGCTTGAGAAGAGTCTGAACGTGGAGAATCCAAAGGTGTTCATAACCTACGGCAACTACAGCAGTGACGGCAACGGCACTTACGTCACTGTCACTGGCACGGGCTTTAACCTCGTTCTTAGTGGTGGAGATAAGAACATATTCTGGAGCAGGTCGATGTATCAGGCGGTGCTGTACGATAACCCGTCCATATGGTCCCCCCTGGGAAGCATCACTATTGGCGCGGATACCATTTACGGCCTGGAGATAGACCCCGATGACCTCCCCGCGACCCTGAAGATAGTCGTCGAGTGGAACCCCGACAATCCCAACAGCTGGACGTTTGATTCCACGAAGGGCGAGCTGAGAATAAACATTAATCCTGGTGACTGA
- a CDS encoding cell division protein FtsZ, translating into MRALIIGVGQCGTKIADLFALVDFEALAINTSRGDLDYLKHIPHERRILIGEGLTGGKGVNANPLLGREAMKRDLPMVMRKIGSIIGYEDIDVFFLTFGFGGGTGAGGTPVLAEALKEEYPDSLVVAIGALPLKEEGIRPTINAAITIDKLSKIADSIIAIDNNKLKESGDDITKAYERINYTIVERIASLLALVDVPGEQTLDASDLKFVLKAFGSFATIGYAKADANKVKSLSRLIMKSFENEGLYLDANIESALYGLVAIHGPPELLKATEIFEALDYLTNKIRGKQIFRGFYPDPREREVEVVTLLSGIYESKSIEEIVLTAKRYAQSFIKAKEKAEAKKKELLSGLPDFDDIYPGDGE; encoded by the coding sequence GTGAGGGCTCTAATCATAGGGGTCGGCCAGTGCGGAACGAAGATAGCCGACCTCTTCGCCCTAGTTGATTTTGAGGCACTGGCGATAAACACCTCCCGGGGAGACCTGGATTACCTAAAACACATTCCTCACGAGAGAAGAATACTCATAGGAGAGGGCCTCACCGGTGGAAAGGGTGTCAACGCCAACCCACTACTTGGCAGAGAGGCAATGAAGCGCGATTTACCAATGGTAATGCGTAAGATAGGATCGATAATCGGCTACGAAGACATAGACGTATTCTTCTTAACTTTTGGCTTCGGCGGTGGAACTGGAGCCGGAGGAACACCAGTTCTGGCAGAGGCCCTGAAGGAGGAGTACCCCGATTCGCTCGTCGTGGCTATTGGAGCACTTCCACTCAAAGAAGAGGGCATAAGGCCGACCATAAACGCGGCCATAACTATAGACAAGCTCTCCAAGATAGCCGACTCCATCATAGCCATCGACAACAACAAGCTGAAAGAGAGCGGTGACGACATAACAAAGGCCTACGAGAGGATAAACTACACGATAGTCGAGCGCATAGCATCCCTGCTGGCACTTGTAGACGTTCCCGGCGAGCAGACGCTTGACGCGAGCGATCTGAAGTTCGTTCTCAAGGCCTTTGGAAGCTTTGCCACCATTGGTTATGCGAAAGCTGACGCTAACAAGGTCAAGAGCCTCTCAAGGCTCATAATGAAGTCCTTTGAGAACGAGGGGCTTTATCTGGATGCAAACATAGAGTCAGCGCTCTACGGCCTCGTTGCTATTCACGGACCGCCGGAGCTGCTCAAAGCTACGGAGATATTCGAGGCCCTCGATTACCTCACCAACAAGATACGAGGCAAGCAGATATTCCGCGGCTTCTATCCAGATCCGCGCGAGAGAGAGGTTGAAGTTGTAACCCTGCTGAGCGGCATCTACGAGAGCAAGAGCATCGAGGAGATAGTACTAACTGCCAAGCGCTACGCTCAGTCGTTCATAAAAGCCAAGGAAAAGGCTGAAGCTAAGAAGAAAGAGTTGCTGAGCGGTCTGCCCGACTTCGACGACATATATCCTGGTGATGGGGAATGA
- a CDS encoding terpene cyclase/mutase family protein, with translation MKKVLALMMIVFMLIPAVSAGTIDGSAKFLEDAAKSTKQTREISLAVMALSEAASDLDGGIVPDISTLLETLLAYQNPDGGWGLYPGETSNVLDTAYAVIALKRAYPHLDTMTRLKVRPAIQSGVSYLLSAKNENGWGYVPGTSASCYPTVMAVWALGESGYTYNSQTVRDAIKYLENASCEISDYEALALKLIAYHSTGYPVDKETIDEVKDVLLNGDINMKERAILTYALVLHTPPDFDTARILIKLESYSKTSNDLVYWMNTPDLFSSTELIATTSFALMALSTSFEVLPPSEVKNPYEMPCQALKNMQNPDGGWGLTLNSPSNEKATYYALIAIKECYPEREAIDKAVAWAREAFQRDALWIEQNGRMSVGYYYALEILLMYNDLTEEEKAQAIELIRNAQLDYGLWGNTVLGPQPYETALAVKALRDLGVPSDDPLIQKAKDWLLSITNDGWGTYVTTRYFAYMLKPDVLTTLTVLEALDGIATPEELQPHIEWLIEQRVDGGWPYWKTYYVWEKNKEFPGTPSVELTVRATDLLIKYGHNYTNETLDFVMEARDSGLIEDKTIETANAILYLSRFQYVPPVNLYDVERALNTDVFQIIAPGMDPESVNEIIATLNDLFSGGFIPTNSTVIGEESYIVMTNFGDYCIRDYNPYIRFYIEDGTVTVGNVTVPTDKAVILIPGKTPKGVVFFIFYEPENAEIAKEIFTTGFIRYIRGEAMVLLRENGKVRVIVVG, from the coding sequence ATGAAGAAAGTTCTGGCTTTGATGATGATTGTTTTCATGTTGATTCCAGCCGTTAGCGCCGGAACGATAGACGGCTCTGCAAAGTTTCTTGAAGACGCGGCCAAATCTACAAAGCAGACGAGGGAAATAAGCTTGGCAGTCATGGCATTATCCGAGGCTGCCAGCGACCTGGACGGGGGCATTGTCCCGGACATCTCAACCCTTTTGGAGACGCTTCTCGCATACCAGAACCCGGATGGGGGATGGGGTCTTTATCCAGGTGAGACAAGCAACGTCCTCGACACTGCCTATGCTGTCATAGCGCTGAAGAGAGCGTATCCCCATCTGGATACAATGACCAGACTCAAGGTAAGGCCTGCCATTCAGAGTGGAGTTTCATACCTTCTCTCTGCGAAGAACGAAAACGGCTGGGGCTACGTCCCTGGAACATCTGCCTCATGCTATCCAACGGTCATGGCCGTGTGGGCCCTTGGTGAGAGCGGATACACCTACAACAGCCAAACCGTCCGCGATGCGATTAAATATCTCGAAAACGCCTCCTGCGAGATCTCCGATTACGAAGCTCTAGCCCTTAAGCTCATCGCATATCACAGCACAGGATATCCCGTCGACAAAGAGACTATAGATGAGGTCAAGGATGTCCTCCTCAACGGCGATATAAATATGAAAGAGAGGGCAATACTCACATATGCCCTGGTTCTCCACACCCCACCCGATTTTGACACCGCGAGAATACTAATAAAGCTCGAATCTTACAGCAAAACATCCAACGACCTCGTTTATTGGATGAACACTCCGGATCTGTTCTCTTCTACCGAACTCATAGCGACAACATCCTTTGCCCTGATGGCGCTCTCCACGTCCTTTGAAGTACTTCCTCCAAGCGAGGTTAAAAACCCATACGAGATGCCCTGCCAAGCCCTGAAGAACATGCAGAACCCCGATGGAGGGTGGGGTCTTACTCTAAACTCCCCCTCCAACGAGAAGGCCACCTACTACGCACTTATAGCGATCAAGGAGTGCTATCCCGAGAGGGAGGCCATAGACAAGGCAGTGGCGTGGGCAAGAGAGGCATTCCAGAGGGATGCTCTCTGGATAGAGCAAAACGGCAGGATGTCCGTTGGCTACTATTACGCTCTCGAGATACTCCTCATGTACAATGATCTCACCGAGGAGGAGAAAGCTCAGGCAATAGAGCTCATACGCAACGCTCAGCTCGACTACGGCCTCTGGGGCAACACCGTCCTTGGGCCTCAGCCCTACGAGACCGCTCTGGCCGTTAAGGCCCTCCGCGATTTGGGCGTTCCTTCGGACGACCCGCTAATCCAGAAGGCTAAGGACTGGCTCCTGAGCATAACCAACGACGGTTGGGGAACCTACGTGACAACGAGGTACTTCGCCTACATGCTCAAGCCTGACGTCCTGACCACTCTCACAGTCCTTGAGGCCCTCGACGGAATAGCCACGCCCGAAGAACTTCAGCCCCACATTGAGTGGCTCATAGAGCAGAGGGTTGATGGCGGCTGGCCCTACTGGAAGACCTACTACGTCTGGGAGAAGAACAAAGAATTCCCGGGAACCCCGAGCGTCGAGCTCACCGTCAGGGCCACCGACTTACTCATCAAGTACGGTCACAACTACACCAATGAGACCCTCGACTTCGTGATGGAAGCCAGGGACAGCGGACTGATAGAGGACAAGACCATAGAGACAGCGAACGCTATACTCTACCTCTCGCGCTTCCAGTACGTACCGCCCGTTAACCTCTATGATGTCGAGAGAGCCCTTAACACCGATGTGTTCCAGATCATTGCACCCGGGATGGATCCGGAGAGCGTAAACGAGATAATAGCCACACTGAACGATCTCTTCAGCGGAGGCTTCATACCGACCAACTCGACGGTCATCGGAGAGGAGAGCTACATAGTGATGACAAACTTCGGCGACTACTGCATCAGAGACTACAACCCCTATATAAGGTTCTACATTGAGGATGGTACAGTTACTGTGGGCAACGTCACGGTTCCGACCGACAAAGCAGTGATCCTCATTCCCGGCAAGACTCCAAAGGGCGTCGTGTTCTTCATATTCTACGAACCAGAGAACGCAGAAATAGCGAAGGAGATATTCACCACCGGCTTCATTAGATACATAAGAGGAGAGGCAATGGTACTCCTCAGAGAGAATGGGAAGGTGCGCGTCATCGTAGTGGGGTGA
- the twy1 gene encoding 4-demethylwyosine synthase TYW1, whose product MAITFKSNPNMPEEIARLFQKQHYALVGHHSAVKLCHWLKESIKHDRFCYKQKFYGIHSHRCLQMTPVTAWCTHNCIFCWRPMEGFLGIELPQPWDDPAFIVEESIKAQRKLLVGYKGMPGINMKKFEEAWNPKHAAISLSGEPMLYPYMGDLVEEFHKRGFTTFIVTNGTAPERLEEMIKEDKLPTQLYVSLTAPDIETYNRVNVPMIPDGWEKILRTLELMNGLQTRTVIRLTLVKGENMHNPEGYAKLIMKAKPMFVEAKAYMFVGFSRNRLTINNMPRHEEIKAFAEELVRHLPGYHIEDEYEPSRVVLIMRDDVGKTERFIKH is encoded by the coding sequence ATGGCGATAACGTTCAAGTCCAATCCAAACATGCCTGAGGAGATCGCGAGACTGTTCCAGAAGCAGCATTATGCTTTAGTGGGTCATCACAGCGCCGTCAAGCTCTGCCACTGGTTAAAGGAGAGCATAAAGCACGACAGGTTCTGCTACAAGCAGAAGTTCTACGGAATACACTCACACCGCTGTTTGCAGATGACCCCTGTTACCGCGTGGTGCACCCACAACTGCATCTTCTGTTGGCGTCCTATGGAAGGGTTCCTGGGCATTGAGCTTCCACAGCCATGGGACGACCCGGCGTTCATTGTTGAGGAGAGCATAAAAGCTCAAAGAAAGCTCCTCGTCGGCTACAAGGGCATGCCTGGAATAAACATGAAGAAGTTCGAGGAGGCCTGGAATCCGAAGCACGCCGCCATAAGCCTCTCCGGTGAGCCGATGCTCTATCCATACATGGGGGACCTCGTCGAAGAGTTCCACAAGCGCGGATTCACCACCTTTATAGTCACAAACGGAACCGCTCCGGAAAGACTCGAAGAGATGATTAAGGAGGACAAGCTTCCGACCCAGCTCTACGTCTCGCTCACCGCTCCAGACATAGAGACCTACAACCGCGTCAATGTCCCAATGATTCCCGACGGCTGGGAGAAAATCCTTAGAACGCTCGAGCTCATGAACGGCCTGCAGACGAGGACGGTGATAAGACTCACGCTCGTCAAGGGCGAGAACATGCATAATCCAGAGGGCTACGCAAAGCTCATAATGAAGGCCAAACCAATGTTCGTCGAGGCCAAAGCTTACATGTTCGTCGGCTTCTCGAGGAACAGACTCACGATAAACAATATGCCGCGCCACGAAGAAATTAAGGCCTTCGCCGAAGAGCTCGTCAGGCACCTGCCCGGCTACCACATCGAGGACGAGTACGAGCCGAGCCGTGTCGTTCTGATAATGCGGGACGATGTGGGCAAAACGGAACGCTTCATAAAGCACTGA
- a CDS encoding HemK2/MTQ2 family protein methyltransferase: MLYYGGLRIKIHPQVYEPAEDTFLLAENLAVKHGDVALDMGAGTGIIALLMARKAEYVLGVDVNPLAVKLARENARLNGIENVEFIQSDLFERVNGEFDVITFNAPYLPGEPEEPIDLALVGGETGREVLDRFIDEVADYLKPGGIVQIVQSSITGIEETLKRLKEVGLKGEIAAKKHVFFEDIVLINALLDD; this comes from the coding sequence ATGCTGTATTACGGAGGACTGAGGATAAAAATCCACCCTCAGGTCTACGAGCCAGCGGAGGACACGTTCCTCTTAGCCGAGAACTTAGCGGTTAAACATGGCGACGTTGCCCTCGACATGGGTGCCGGGACGGGCATAATAGCACTTCTGATGGCGAGGAAGGCAGAGTACGTCCTCGGTGTTGACGTAAATCCCCTCGCCGTTAAGCTGGCAAGGGAAAATGCGAGGCTCAACGGCATTGAAAACGTTGAGTTCATCCAGAGCGACCTCTTTGAGAGGGTTAATGGGGAGTTTGACGTCATCACCTTCAACGCGCCTTATCTGCCCGGCGAACCCGAGGAGCCGATAGACCTTGCACTGGTGGGGGGAGAAACCGGGAGGGAAGTTCTCGACAGGTTCATAGATGAAGTTGCCGATTACCTAAAGCCAGGTGGAATCGTTCAGATAGTTCAGAGCTCCATAACAGGAATAGAAGAGACTCTCAAGAGGCTGAAAGAAGTTGGCCTAAAGGGAGAAATAGCCGCTAAGAAGCATGTCTTTTTTGAGGACATAGTCCTGATAAACGCCCTGCTTGATGATTAG
- a CDS encoding S8 family peptidase, whose amino-acid sequence MDRKVAISGLMALLLLAAIFAVPAVAEKPETVRVVAHIDRGHFKADAVKGVGGKIVYEFKLIDAVVIDIPANAVGKLAKLDGVTKVEYDHMAQVYRGGPPWLISEPTQPAQTIPWGIERVMAPETWSITDGSSNGVIEVAVLDTGADWDHPDIAANIVWGVSTIGGVVSTDPADWYDGNGHGTHVIGTIAALNNDIGVVGVAPNVEIYAIKVLDDRGSGAYTDIAIGIEQALLGPDGVLDADGDGIVVGDPDDDAAEVISMSLGGPSDDEYLHDMIIQAYNYGVVIVAASGNEAADQPSYPAIYPEVIAVGATDSTDAIAYFSNLQPEVSAPGVDILSTYPDDTYETLSGTSMATPHVSGVVALIQAAYYNKYGKVLPVGTFEDMDTNTVRGILHVTADDLGDPGWDIYYGYGIVRADLAVQAALG is encoded by the coding sequence ATGGACAGGAAAGTGGCTATAAGTGGTTTGATGGCTCTGCTGCTTCTGGCGGCAATCTTTGCAGTCCCCGCTGTCGCTGAGAAGCCAGAGACCGTCAGGGTTGTCGCACATATAGACAGGGGTCACTTCAAGGCCGATGCCGTCAAGGGAGTCGGGGGTAAAATCGTCTACGAGTTCAAGCTGATTGATGCCGTTGTCATTGATATCCCGGCTAATGCCGTTGGCAAGCTGGCTAAGCTCGACGGTGTTACCAAGGTTGAGTACGACCACATGGCTCAGGTTTACAGGGGTGGTCCGCCGTGGCTCATCAGCGAACCGACCCAGCCGGCCCAGACGATTCCGTGGGGAATTGAGCGTGTCATGGCTCCCGAGACCTGGAGCATAACCGACGGCTCTAGCAATGGTGTTATTGAAGTCGCAGTCCTCGACACCGGTGCCGACTGGGACCACCCAGACATAGCTGCCAACATCGTCTGGGGAGTTAGCACCATAGGAGGAGTCGTCAGTACTGACCCTGCCGACTGGTATGATGGAAACGGCCACGGAACCCACGTCATTGGAACCATTGCTGCCCTCAACAACGACATCGGAGTCGTCGGCGTTGCCCCGAACGTTGAGATCTACGCCATCAAGGTTCTTGACGACAGGGGAAGCGGTGCTTACACGGACATCGCCATCGGTATCGAGCAGGCCCTCCTTGGTCCGGACGGAGTGCTTGACGCTGACGGTGATGGAATAGTCGTTGGTGACCCGGATGACGACGCTGCCGAGGTCATAAGCATGTCCCTCGGTGGCCCGAGCGACGATGAGTATCTCCACGATATGATTATCCAGGCCTACAACTACGGCGTTGTCATAGTTGCCGCCAGCGGTAACGAGGCCGCCGACCAGCCGAGCTACCCGGCCATCTACCCAGAGGTCATCGCCGTTGGTGCCACCGACTCAACCGACGCCATAGCCTACTTCAGCAACCTCCAGCCTGAGGTCAGCGCTCCAGGTGTTGACATCCTCAGCACCTATCCAGACGACACCTACGAGACCCTCAGCGGAACCTCGATGGCCACCCCGCACGTCAGCGGTGTTGTCGCTCTCATCCAGGCTGCCTACTACAACAAGTACGGCAAGGTTCTCCCGGTTGGAACCTTTGAGGACATGGACACCAACACCGTTAGGGGAATCCTCCACGTTACGGCCGACGACCTCGGTGACCCCGGCTGGGACATCTACTACGGTTATGGAATAGTGAGGGCTGACCTGGCTGTCCAGGCGGCTCTTGGCTGA
- a CDS encoding S8 family peptidase, with protein MVSKHAISALLLALLVLSLLAVPATAEKPGMIRVVVHIDKTQFKPNEVLGIGGHVIYQFKLIDAAVVEIPSTAVGKLRKLPGVKMVEFDHQAVLLGKPPGVGKPGSSQPAQTIPWGIERVQAPTVWGITDGSSNGVIEVAILDTGIDYDHPDLAANLAWGVSTLRGKVSTKPRDYYDQNGHGTHVAGTIAALNNDIGVVGVAPNVEIYAIRVLDASGRGSYTDIAIGIEQALLGPDGVLDVDGDGVIVGDPDDDAAEVISMSLGGSVDDQYLHDIIIQAYNYGVVIVAASGNEGASSPSYPAAYPEVIAVGASDINDQIAYFSNLQPEVSAPGVDVLSTYPDDSYETLSGTSMATPHVSGVVALIQAAYYNKYGKVLPVGTFDDMSTSTVRGILHSTADDLGEAGWDIYYGYGIVRADLAVQAAIG; from the coding sequence ATGGTCAGTAAGCATGCGATCAGTGCGCTACTCCTTGCTCTGCTGGTCTTGTCGCTGCTCGCGGTTCCGGCAACCGCGGAGAAGCCTGGGATGATCAGGGTGGTAGTGCACATTGATAAGACCCAGTTCAAGCCGAACGAGGTCCTTGGAATTGGTGGCCACGTTATCTACCAGTTTAAGCTCATAGATGCCGCGGTTGTTGAGATACCCTCAACTGCAGTGGGCAAACTTAGGAAGCTACCGGGAGTCAAAATGGTTGAGTTCGACCATCAAGCGGTTCTCCTAGGAAAACCCCCGGGAGTCGGAAAGCCTGGGAGTTCCCAGCCGGCCCAGACGATTCCGTGGGGAATTGAGCGCGTTCAGGCTCCAACCGTCTGGGGTATAACCGACGGCTCCAGCAACGGCGTCATTGAGGTTGCAATTCTCGATACTGGAATAGACTATGACCACCCAGATCTTGCGGCTAATCTGGCTTGGGGCGTTAGCACCTTGAGGGGCAAAGTTTCTACAAAGCCGAGAGACTACTACGACCAGAACGGCCACGGAACCCACGTCGCAGGAACCATAGCCGCCCTTAACAATGACATTGGCGTCGTCGGAGTCGCCCCGAACGTTGAGATATATGCAATCAGGGTCCTTGACGCCAGCGGAAGGGGTTCTTACACCGACATTGCCATTGGAATTGAGCAGGCCCTCCTCGGTCCCGATGGAGTTCTCGATGTCGATGGCGACGGAGTAATAGTTGGCGATCCCGATGACGACGCTGCCGAGGTCATAAGCATGTCCCTCGGTGGTTCGGTCGATGACCAGTACCTCCACGATATTATAATCCAAGCCTACAACTACGGTGTCGTCATCGTTGCCGCTAGCGGTAATGAGGGTGCATCCAGTCCCAGCTATCCGGCAGCTTATCCAGAGGTTATAGCCGTCGGTGCAAGCGACATCAACGACCAGATTGCCTACTTCAGCAACCTCCAGCCCGAGGTTAGCGCTCCTGGCGTTGATGTGCTCAGCACTTACCCGGACGATTCCTACGAGACCCTCAGCGGTACGAGCATGGCTACTCCGCATGTCAGTGGTGTCGTCGCTCTCATCCAGGCTGCCTACTACAACAAGTACGGCAAGGTTCTCCCAGTTGGAACCTTTGATGACATGAGCACCAGCACTGTCAGAGGAATCCTGCATAGCACTGCTGATGATCTCGGTGAAGCTGGTTGGGACATCTACTACGGCTACGGAATAGTGAGGGCTGACCTGGCCGTTCAGGCGGCCATCGGCTGA
- a CDS encoding 30S ribosomal protein S27ae: protein MGQKWKLYEVQGGKVKRKNKFCPRCGPGVFMAEHKDRWSCGRCGYTEWKRK, encoded by the coding sequence ATGGGACAGAAGTGGAAGCTCTACGAGGTTCAGGGCGGTAAGGTCAAGAGGAAGAACAAGTTCTGCCCGCGCTGCGGTCCGGGTGTCTTCATGGCCGAGCACAAGGACCGCTGGAGCTGCGGCCGCTGCGGCTACACCGAGTGGAAGAGAAAGTGA
- a CDS encoding 30S ribosomal protein S24e: protein MEIKVTEIKENKLLGRKEIYFDVIHEGEPTPSRKDVKGKLVAMLDLDPETTVIQYIRSYFGSRVSKGYAKAYESKERMLYIEPEYILVRDGIITKEEE from the coding sequence ATGGAGATTAAGGTTACCGAGATTAAGGAGAACAAGCTCCTCGGAAGGAAGGAGATATACTTCGACGTCATTCACGAGGGTGAGCCAACCCCGAGCAGGAAGGACGTCAAGGGCAAGCTCGTCGCCATGCTCGACCTTGACCCCGAGACTACCGTCATCCAGTACATAAGATCCTACTTCGGTAGCAGGGTCAGCAAGGGCTACGCTAAGGCTTATGAGAGCAAGGAGAGGATGCTCTACATCGAGCCCGAGTACATCCTCGTTAGGGACGGAATAATAACCAAGGAGGAGGAGTGA
- a CDS encoding GTP-dependent dephospho-CoA kinase, giving the protein MFHFKLTPELRKELKDPLGKLIRGEIPKPYLMIREELERARHVVTVGDVVTENVLRLGIKPSLAIYDHKTKRQEYSPDIENDAVIMTVQNPPGTITKALLNAIKKGFGLAERGRKVYIKVCGEEDLAAIPAVLYAPEGSVVLYGQPDEGVVLIKVTPECKLKCGKLMSKMEVVRDGD; this is encoded by the coding sequence ATGTTCCACTTCAAGCTAACTCCCGAACTCAGGAAGGAGTTAAAGGACCCCCTCGGGAAGCTCATCCGGGGGGAAATACCTAAGCCATACCTCATGATTAGGGAAGAGCTTGAAAGGGCCAGGCACGTCGTCACCGTCGGCGACGTTGTTACGGAAAACGTCCTCAGGCTCGGGATAAAGCCGAGCCTGGCCATCTACGATCATAAAACTAAGAGGCAGGAATACAGTCCGGACATTGAGAACGACGCGGTCATAATGACCGTGCAGAATCCGCCCGGAACAATAACGAAAGCTTTATTAAACGCAATCAAAAAGGGATTTGGACTGGCCGAGAGGGGCAGAAAGGTTTACATAAAGGTGTGCGGGGAAGAAGACCTCGCGGCGATTCCGGCCGTGCTCTACGCCCCCGAGGGCTCGGTGGTGCTCTACGGCCAGCCCGACGAGGGAGTAGTGCTTATAAAGGTAACACCCGAATGCAAGCTCAAGTGCGGGAAGCTCATGTCTAAGATGGAGGTGGTTCGCGATGGAGATTAA
- the spt4 gene encoding transcription elongation factor subunit Spt4 gives MKERACRHCHYITTEDRCPVCGSRDLSDEWFDLVIITEPEKSKIAQKLGVKVPGKYAIRVR, from the coding sequence ATGAAGGAGCGCGCCTGCAGGCACTGCCACTATATAACCACGGAAGACCGCTGCCCCGTCTGCGGCAGCAGGGATCTGAGCGACGAGTGGTTCGACCTCGTCATAATCACTGAACCCGAGAAGTCGAAAATAGCCCAGAAACTGGGCGTCAAAGTCCCAGGAAAGTATGCCATAAGGGTCAGATGA
- a CDS encoding DNA-directed RNA polymerase: MYKLLKIKDVVRIPPRMFTMDPKEAAKIVLRETYEGIYDRDEGVILAVMDVEEISQGVVVPGDGATYHEVVFDVLVWKPEMHEVVEGEVIDVAPYGAFIRIGPMDGLVHISQLMDDYVVFDEKNKQFLGKETKRILKLGDEVRARIIAISIKSRVIRENKIGLTMRQPGLGKPDWIAKEKRKEEAEEA, from the coding sequence ATGTACAAGCTCCTGAAGATTAAGGATGTTGTAAGGATTCCCCCCAGGATGTTCACCATGGATCCCAAGGAGGCGGCAAAGATAGTCCTCAGAGAAACCTACGAGGGCATCTACGACAGGGACGAGGGGGTTATTTTAGCCGTCATGGACGTTGAAGAGATAAGCCAGGGTGTCGTCGTTCCTGGCGATGGCGCAACCTACCACGAGGTTGTCTTCGACGTCCTCGTCTGGAAGCCCGAGATGCACGAGGTTGTTGAGGGCGAGGTTATAGACGTCGCTCCCTACGGAGCCTTCATAAGGATCGGTCCGATGGACGGTCTCGTTCACATCTCACAGCTTATGGACGATTACGTAGTCTTCGACGAGAAGAACAAGCAGTTCCTCGGTAAGGAGACCAAGAGAATCCTCAAGCTTGGCGACGAGGTCAGGGCGAGGATTATAGCGATAAGCATTAAGAGCCGCGTTATCAGGGAGAACAAGATAGGCCTCACCATGCGCCAGCCCGGTCTTGGCAAGCCCGACTGGATAGCTAAGGAGAAGCGCAAGGAGGAGGCTGAAGAGGCATGA
- a CDS encoding inorganic diphosphatase has product MNPFHELEPGPEVPEVVYALIEIPKGSRNKYELDKKTGLLKLDRVLYSPFFYPVDYGIIPQTWYDDGDPFDIMVIMREPVYPLTIVEARPIGIMKMEDSGDKDWKVLAVPVEDPYFNDWKDIDDVPKAFLDEIAHFFQRYKELQGKVTTVEGWGNAEEAKREILRAIEMYKEKFGKKE; this is encoded by the coding sequence GTGAACCCGTTCCACGAGCTTGAGCCCGGACCGGAGGTTCCAGAGGTCGTTTACGCTCTCATAGAGATTCCGAAGGGAAGCAGGAACAAGTACGAGCTCGATAAGAAGACCGGCCTTCTCAAGCTTGATAGAGTGCTTTACAGCCCGTTCTTCTATCCGGTCGACTACGGAATAATCCCACAGACATGGTACGACGACGGCGACCCCTTCGACATAATGGTCATCATGCGCGAGCCGGTCTACCCGCTCACCATCGTCGAGGCCAGGCCGATAGGCATCATGAAGATGGAGGACAGCGGAGATAAGGATTGGAAGGTTCTCGCCGTTCCCGTCGAGGACCCGTACTTCAACGACTGGAAGGACATCGACGACGTTCCGAAGGCCTTCCTTGACGAGATAGCCCACTTCTTCCAGAGGTACAAGGAGCTCCAGGGCAAAGTCACCACCGTTGAAGGCTGGGGCAACGCCGAAGAGGCCAAGAGGGAAATCCTCAGGGCCATCGAGATGTACAAAGAGAAGTTTGGCAAGAAGGAGTGA